From a single Fusobacterium pseudoperiodonticum genomic region:
- a CDS encoding S66 peptidase family protein, with translation MKKKVIGVYAPSSPAHIWFEEKYLFAKKQLENMGFEIVEGDLVKDRVYQGYRTASAKERAEEMMNLVKNKDIDIMMPVIGGYNSGSLLPYLDFDEIEKSKKKFFGYSDITAIQMAILKKTNLKPIYGGSLIPTFGEYEGMPQFVKDTLNNLFTKENYILEEAEFYSNKLLNAFTDEWKNKKREYIKNEGWKILNEGETEGEVIIANIDTLVSLLASEYVPTFKDKILILEEMNATIDLEERNLNTLKLSGVFEGVKGLIFGKPEVYNNKNSNLEYIDIIKEVLGERNYPIIYNFDCGHTIPSLIISQDSLLSLKANHKTGIKVEILKNSYIG, from the coding sequence ATTAAAAAGAAAGTAATAGGTGTATATGCTCCATCAAGCCCTGCTCATATCTGGTTTGAAGAAAAATATTTATTTGCTAAAAAACAACTTGAAAATATGGGTTTTGAAATAGTGGAAGGAGATTTGGTAAAAGATAGAGTATACCAAGGCTACAGAACAGCTTCTGCAAAGGAAAGAGCTGAAGAAATGATGAATCTTGTAAAGAATAAAGATATAGATATTATGATGCCTGTGATAGGTGGTTATAACTCAGGAAGTCTTTTACCATATTTAGATTTTGATGAAATTGAAAAGAGTAAAAAGAAATTTTTTGGATATAGTGATATAACAGCTATTCAAATGGCAATCTTAAAAAAGACTAATTTAAAACCAATTTATGGTGGAAGTTTAATTCCTACTTTTGGAGAATATGAGGGTATGCCTCAATTTGTGAAGGATACTTTAAATAATCTATTTACTAAAGAAAATTATATTTTAGAAGAAGCTGAATTCTATTCTAATAAATTGTTAAATGCTTTTACAGATGAATGGAAAAATAAAAAGAGAGAATATATAAAAAATGAAGGTTGGAAAATCTTAAATGAAGGAGAAACTGAAGGAGAAGTTATTATTGCCAATATAGATACTTTAGTGTCGCTTCTTGCTTCTGAGTATGTTCCAACTTTTAAAGATAAAATATTAATTCTTGAGGAAATGAATGCGACAATAGATTTAGAAGAAAGAAACTTAAATACTTTAAAATTGAGTGGAGTTTTTGAAGGAGTAAAAGGACTTATATTTGGAAAGCCAGAAGTATATAACAATAAGAATTCAAATCTTGAATATATAGATATTATTAAGGAAGTATTAGGAGAAAGAAATTATCCTATTATTTATAACTTTGACTGCGGACATACCATTCCAAGTCTTATAATTTCACAAGATAGTTTACTATCTTTAAAAGCAAATCATAAGACAGGAATAAAAGTAGAAATACTGAAAAATTCATATATAGGTTAA
- a CDS encoding GNAT family N-acetyltransferase, which yields MEYKIIKNDTNYNLDDLTKLLNTSYWAKDRKKETVKKTVENSLCYFAYDTDKNKLIGFARAITDYTTNYYICDVIVDEEYRGEGIGKKLVETLINDVELIHLRGLLITKDAKKFYEKFGFYNKEDVMQKDKK from the coding sequence ATGGAATATAAAATTATTAAAAACGATACTAACTATAATTTAGACGATTTAACAAAACTATTGAATACTTCATATTGGGCAAAGGATAGAAAAAAGGAAACTGTAAAGAAAACAGTTGAAAATTCTTTATGCTATTTTGCCTATGATACAGATAAAAATAAATTAATTGGTTTTGCAAGAGCAATAACAGACTATACTACAAATTATTATATATGTGATGTAATAGTAGATGAAGAATATAGAGGAGAAGGAATAGGAAAAAAATTAGTTGAAACATTGATAAATGATGTGGAATTAATACATCTAAGAGGTTTACTAATTACAAAAGATGCTAAGAAATTTTATGAAAAATTTGGTTTTTATAATAAAGAAGATGTTATGCAAAAAGATAAAAAATAA
- a CDS encoding B12-binding domain-containing radical SAM protein: MKIAFLRPNLGGQRSNDAIEPLGFAVLSGLTDRKKHEVLLFDERIEDIPMDLEVDLVVITTFTLTAKRAYTIADNYRKKGIYVVIGGYHASLMPEEVQEYADTVFVGSAEGNWERFLIELENGHPQKVYEEIKLPDISEVVYDRSLFKDKKYYFVVPVQFGRGCMHQCEFCTIGSVHKGDYTHRKVELVIEEIKEIFRTNKRAKVIYFVDDNIFANKKKALHLFNELKKLKIKWACQGSIDIAKDEDLVKLMSESGCIEMLLGFENINIMNIKKMNKKSNYDFDYENIIRIFKKYRILVHASYVIGYDYDTKDYFQEILDFSNKHKFFLAGFNPALPIPGTPFYERLKNEGRLLYDKWWLDEDFRYGKAAFTPHNMTVEEFEAGILKCKVEYNTHKNIWTRLFDSAANFRHALIYLAVNYINRKEIYNKKGIKL, from the coding sequence ATGAAGATAGCATTTTTAAGACCTAATTTAGGTGGGCAACGTTCAAATGATGCAATAGAACCTCTTGGTTTTGCAGTTTTATCAGGACTTACAGATAGAAAAAAACATGAAGTCCTATTATTTGATGAAAGAATTGAAGATATTCCAATGGATTTAGAAGTCGATTTAGTTGTTATTACAACTTTTACTTTAACAGCAAAAAGAGCCTATACAATAGCTGATAATTATAGAAAAAAAGGTATCTATGTTGTTATAGGTGGATATCATGCCTCACTCATGCCAGAAGAAGTTCAAGAATATGCAGACACTGTTTTTGTTGGAAGTGCAGAAGGAAATTGGGAAAGATTTTTAATTGAATTAGAAAATGGTCATCCTCAAAAAGTATATGAAGAAATTAAATTGCCAGATATCAGTGAGGTAGTTTACGATAGAAGTCTATTTAAGGATAAAAAGTATTACTTTGTTGTACCTGTTCAATTTGGTAGAGGTTGTATGCACCAATGTGAATTTTGTACTATAGGTTCTGTTCATAAGGGAGATTATACTCACAGAAAAGTTGAACTTGTAATAGAAGAAATTAAAGAAATTTTTAGAACTAATAAAAGAGCAAAGGTTATATATTTTGTAGATGACAATATCTTTGCAAATAAGAAGAAAGCACTACACTTATTTAATGAATTAAAAAAATTAAAGATAAAATGGGCTTGTCAAGGAAGTATTGATATTGCAAAAGACGAGGACTTAGTTAAACTTATGTCTGAGTCAGGTTGTATTGAAATGCTTTTAGGTTTTGAAAATATAAATATAATGAATATCAAAAAGATGAATAAGAAATCTAATTATGATTTTGACTATGAAAATATCATAAGAATATTTAAAAAATATAGAATTTTAGTACATGCTAGTTATGTTATAGGTTATGACTATGATACAAAGGATTATTTCCAAGAAATTCTAGATTTCTCAAACAAGCACAAATTTTTCTTAGCAGGTTTCAATCCAGCCTTACCTATTCCAGGAACTCCTTTTTATGAAAGATTAAAGAATGAAGGAAGATTACTATATGATAAATGGTGGCTAGATGAGGACTTTAGATATGGAAAAGCTGCCTTTACTCCACATAATATGACAGTGGAAGAATTTGAAGCAGGAATATTGAAATGTAAGGTTGAATACAATACCCATAAAAATATATGGACTAGATTATTTGACAGTGCAGCAAACTTTAGACATGCTTTGATATATCTAGCAGTTAATTATATAAATAGAAAAGAAATTTACAATAAAAAAGGTATAAAATTATGA
- a CDS encoding B12-binding domain-containing radical SAM protein — protein sequence MRIMLVLAKDNIYRFDSLHQRKYYPQITLITLESLIDKKYNAEIVLVDEGVEEYDATSSKYSDEKFDLICISAVISASRRAKEISKFWKDRGAYTQIGGHYATVLSDEALEYFDTVIKGPAEIAFPAFIKDFVEGKPKREYFELVGNDFEYKPLNRKLLTNKKYYKSFGTIVANNGCPNKCTYCSVTKMYSEKNQLKNIDFVVSEIKANKHKKWVFYDPNFLADKSYAINLMNELKKLKIKWTASATINIGNDIKMLQLMKEAGCIGLVIGLESFIQENLNGVNKGFNNVKEYKRLVSTIQSYGISVLSTLMIGMETDTVESIRQIPDIIEEIGVDVPRYNILTPYPGTPFYEQLKAENRLLTTDWYYYDTETVVFQPKNMSPATLQEEFYKLWQDTFTYKRIFKRLKTSKNKGLKLILEIFSRQHAKKFKKYTKLDFIN from the coding sequence ATGAGAATAATGTTAGTTTTAGCAAAGGATAATATATATAGATTTGACTCTCTTCATCAAAGAAAATATTATCCACAAATTACCCTTATAACTTTAGAATCATTGATAGATAAAAAATATAATGCAGAAATAGTTTTAGTAGATGAAGGGGTGGAAGAATATGATGCAACCTCTTCAAAATACAGTGATGAAAAGTTCGATTTAATCTGTATATCAGCAGTAATATCTGCCTCAAGAAGAGCAAAAGAAATCTCAAAGTTTTGGAAGGATAGGGGAGCATATACTCAAATAGGTGGACACTATGCTACTGTACTAAGTGATGAAGCCTTAGAATATTTTGACACTGTTATAAAAGGCCCTGCTGAAATTGCCTTTCCTGCATTTATTAAAGACTTTGTGGAAGGAAAGCCTAAGAGAGAATATTTTGAATTAGTAGGAAATGATTTCGAGTATAAGCCATTAAATAGAAAGTTACTTACAAATAAGAAATACTATAAATCTTTTGGTACTATAGTAGCAAACAATGGTTGTCCTAACAAATGTACCTACTGCTCAGTCACTAAAATGTACAGTGAAAAGAATCAATTAAAAAATATAGACTTTGTTGTAAGTGAAATAAAGGCAAACAAGCATAAAAAATGGGTATTCTATGATCCAAACTTCCTAGCTGATAAAAGTTATGCAATCAATTTAATGAATGAGCTAAAAAAATTAAAAATAAAATGGACAGCCTCAGCAACAATCAATATCGGAAATGATATAAAAATGTTACAATTAATGAAAGAAGCAGGTTGCATTGGCTTGGTTATTGGCTTAGAAAGTTTTATACAGGAAAATCTAAATGGAGTTAATAAAGGATTTAATAATGTAAAAGAATACAAAAGATTGGTAAGTACTATACAATCTTATGGTATATCTGTCCTATCAACTTTAATGATAGGTATGGAAACTGATACAGTAGAGTCTATAAGACAGATACCTGATATAATAGAAGAAATTGGAGTAGATGTACCAAGATATAATATTCTGACTCCATATCCTGGAACTCCTTTCTATGAACAATTAAAAGCTGAGAATAGACTGCTTACAACTGACTGGTATTACTATGATACTGAAACAGTTGTATTTCAACCTAAGAATATGAGTCCTGCAACTTTGCAAGAAGAATTCTATAAGTTGTGGCAAGATACATTCACTTATAAAAGAATTTTTAAAAGATTAAAAACTTCAAAGAATAAAGGACTAAAGTTAATACTAGAAATTTTTTCAAGACAACATGCTAAGAAATTTAAAAAATACACAAAATTAGATTTCATAAATTAA
- a CDS encoding B12-binding domain-containing radical SAM protein yields MKITFILPAIGKKKGQRYIKTWKHMEPLMIAVLKSLTPNDIETNFMDDRNELINYDEKTDLVVISVETYTAKRAYEIAKKFRENGIKVLAGGYHPTVEPEECLENFDSIIVGNAENVWLKMLDDCKNNNLQEKYFGTSTSFAMPDRSIYKDRKYSPLALIETGRGCNFSCEFCAIHSYYEKKYYRRPVEEVVQDIKNSGKKYVFFIDDNFVADHNYALEICKAIAPLKIKWVTQGAITMAKNNELLYWMKKSGCKMVLIGYESMNPNILKDMGKGWRSSVGEINELTNKIHSYGIGIYATFVFGFGDDSQEVFDETVKFAKKHSFFFAAFNHLVPFPKTGVYRRLKEEKRLLSDKWWLDSRYPYGRISFLPLDQTPDELSKKCANARKKFFEWGSILKRALVQFKRSFDLGMFFIFLTQNFNLKNEVLEKYDLPYADNLDEMPK; encoded by the coding sequence TTGAAAATTACATTTATATTACCAGCTATTGGTAAAAAGAAAGGTCAAAGATATATAAAAACTTGGAAGCATATGGAGCCTTTAATGATAGCAGTTTTAAAATCTTTGACTCCCAACGATATAGAAACAAACTTCATGGACGATAGAAATGAATTGATAAACTACGATGAAAAAACAGATTTAGTCGTTATTTCTGTTGAAACATATACTGCTAAAAGAGCCTATGAAATAGCTAAAAAGTTTAGAGAAAATGGAATTAAAGTTCTTGCTGGAGGATATCACCCAACAGTTGAGCCAGAAGAATGTTTGGAAAACTTTGATTCAATAATTGTGGGAAATGCAGAAAATGTTTGGCTAAAGATGTTAGATGATTGCAAAAACAATAATTTACAAGAGAAATACTTCGGTACAAGTACGTCATTTGCCATGCCAGATAGAAGTATTTACAAAGATAGAAAATACTCACCTTTGGCACTTATTGAAACAGGTAGAGGTTGTAATTTTAGTTGTGAATTCTGTGCTATACACTCATATTATGAGAAGAAATACTATCGTAGACCTGTGGAAGAAGTGGTACAAGATATTAAAAATTCAGGTAAGAAATATGTATTTTTTATAGATGATAACTTTGTTGCTGACCATAATTATGCCTTAGAAATCTGTAAGGCTATAGCTCCACTTAAGATTAAATGGGTAACTCAAGGTGCTATTACTATGGCAAAAAATAATGAGCTACTTTATTGGATGAAGAAAAGTGGTTGTAAAATGGTCCTTATAGGTTATGAATCAATGAATCCTAATATTCTAAAAGATATGGGTAAAGGTTGGAGAAGTTCAGTAGGTGAGATAAACGAGCTTACTAATAAAATTCATAGCTATGGAATAGGAATTTATGCAACTTTTGTTTTTGGTTTTGGTGATGATAGCCAAGAAGTTTTTGATGAAACAGTTAAATTTGCAAAGAAACATTCATTTTTCTTCGCAGCCTTTAATCACTTAGTACCTTTCCCTAAGACAGGAGTATATAGGAGATTGAAAGAAGAAAAAAGACTTTTAAGTGATAAATGGTGGTTAGATTCAAGATATCCTTATGGTAGAATTTCATTTTTACCTTTGGATCAAACACCAGATGAACTATCAAAAAAATGTGCCAATGCTAGAAAGAAATTCTTTGAATGGGGATCTATTTTGAAAAGAGCCCTTGTTCAATTCAAACGTAGCTTTGATCTAGGAATGTTCTTCATCTTCTTGACACAAAACTTTAACTTAAAAAACGAAGTTTTAGAAAAATACGATTTACCTTATGCTGATAATTTAGATGAAATGCCAAAATAG
- a CDS encoding TerD family protein, with protein MNNSIDSIALRHLNGIYIAKNTDNNINETLSMAELATLIKKFEGYGYIFSKELAIAISKEERNTIINKLKAVIEVIENFKSDKNYTVFYKNFPDEVINMTETELYINQILHYWFGYLPSNNENITKGEVEPSKLVKARELNLVDDEMIEKLFVDLLSSNITLSAQYLDDICVLTDTKSIKELEKYMEYIQMKETLTTVSNYTLQKEGVLIGDFKTATDILRLIAKISGVELNNKHIHFAYFSRTVLSQLMNKLENLKNIMPDIKRYSKPWHSFFKLYAKKINFNKYPKVRNAVDMLFGDISYMTERGKINEQINRLPTMSEEELDNFVKEYTVFYGDYIREILSLLNKANENQYEKLLLGLENCVTKVNTRILFQLYDRIINLQAKNKSTPNLVNRKEKWRRLKESIKLLYGKTNNLKANYESIPRLVNSKGKWRILKESIKLSDDLLNRVLQIVENGIKIQLKEKENLGKVFIDEDYKNIMLTTSEKDSNVSLRPMTRGSRIKFNPNAEVLRFFVAWKNLDEKTLKELNAYSDRVDVDLSALTFDANLEFNDVVAYYNQKKSGFAFSGDITDAPEGALEYIDVFDLERLKKKGDRYVLVQIRSYNGYTFKEINSVYAGVMELTSKEAKEKKNMYSTAITEGFQIVSSERTTNTILVDLEKFEYIWLDTNMASYMLGVMYGNALSNEEIPYLNDLLRYFSRKQYVTMYDLLKLNADARGVLTKDKKEADIIFEKVDNKNNLALADILSNYL; from the coding sequence ATGAATAACTCAATAGATAGTATAGCTCTTAGACATTTAAATGGAATATATATAGCTAAAAACACAGATAATAATATCAATGAGACATTGAGTATGGCAGAGCTTGCGACTCTAATAAAAAAGTTTGAAGGCTATGGCTATATTTTCAGTAAAGAACTTGCTATTGCTATTTCAAAAGAAGAAAGAAATACAATAATTAATAAATTGAAAGCTGTTATAGAAGTAATTGAAAATTTTAAATCAGATAAAAATTACACTGTATTCTACAAAAATTTTCCTGATGAAGTTATAAATATGACTGAAACAGAACTCTATATAAATCAGATTCTTCACTATTGGTTTGGATATTTACCTAGCAATAATGAAAATATCACAAAGGGAGAGGTTGAACCTTCTAAGTTAGTTAAAGCAAGAGAATTAAATTTAGTTGATGATGAAATGATAGAAAAACTATTTGTGGACTTGTTATCTAGCAATATAACTCTTTCAGCCCAATATTTAGATGATATCTGTGTTTTAACTGATACTAAATCAATAAAAGAATTAGAAAAATATATGGAATATATTCAAATGAAAGAAACTCTTACTACTGTTTCAAACTATACATTGCAAAAAGAAGGAGTTTTAATAGGAGATTTTAAAACAGCAACAGATATTTTGAGATTGATAGCAAAGATATCTGGAGTTGAATTAAATAATAAACATATACATTTTGCATATTTTTCAAGAACTGTGTTAAGTCAACTAATGAATAAGCTTGAAAACTTAAAAAATATTATGCCAGATATTAAAAGATATTCTAAACCTTGGCATAGTTTCTTTAAGCTTTATGCTAAAAAGATTAACTTTAATAAATACCCTAAGGTAAGAAATGCTGTGGATATGCTGTTTGGAGATATTTCATATATGACTGAAAGAGGAAAAATCAATGAACAAATTAACAGACTTCCTACTATGTCAGAAGAAGAATTAGATAATTTTGTTAAAGAATATACAGTTTTCTATGGAGACTATATAAGAGAAATTTTATCTTTACTGAATAAAGCTAATGAAAATCAATATGAAAAATTATTGCTAGGTTTAGAAAATTGTGTAACTAAGGTTAATACAAGAATATTATTTCAATTGTATGATAGAATTATAAATTTACAGGCTAAGAATAAAAGCACTCCTAATTTAGTAAATAGAAAGGAAAAATGGAGAAGATTAAAAGAAAGTATTAAGCTATTATATGGTAAAACAAACAATTTAAAAGCTAATTATGAAAGCATTCCTCGTCTAGTGAATAGTAAAGGGAAATGGAGAATACTAAAAGAAAGTATTAAGCTGTCTGATGACTTATTAAATAGAGTTCTACAAATTGTAGAAAATGGAATAAAAATACAATTAAAAGAGAAAGAAAATCTAGGAAAAGTTTTTATTGATGAAGACTATAAGAATATTATGTTGACTACAAGTGAAAAAGATAGCAATGTAAGTTTAAGACCTATGACAAGAGGTTCAAGAATAAAGTTTAATCCTAATGCAGAAGTTTTAAGATTTTTTGTTGCTTGGAAAAATTTAGATGAGAAAACTTTAAAAGAATTAAATGCTTATTCTGATAGAGTAGATGTAGATTTATCAGCACTTACTTTTGATGCAAACTTAGAATTTAATGATGTTGTAGCCTACTATAATCAAAAGAAATCTGGTTTTGCTTTTAGTGGAGACATTACTGATGCACCAGAGGGAGCATTAGAATATATTGATGTTTTTGATTTAGAAAGACTAAAGAAAAAAGGGGATAGATATGTCTTAGTGCAAATTCGTTCGTACAATGGCTATACATTCAAAGAAATAAATAGTGTTTATGCTGGTGTAATGGAATTAACTTCTAAGGAAGCCAAAGAAAAGAAAAATATGTATAGTACTGCAATTACAGAAGGCTTTCAAATTGTATCTTCTGAGAGAACAACTAATACAATTTTAGTTGATTTAGAAAAATTTGAATATATTTGGTTAGATACAAATATGGCAAGCTATATGTTAGGTGTCATGTATGGAAATGCTTTAAGTAATGAAGAAATACCTTATTTAAATGATTTACTAAGATATTTCTCAAGAAAACAATATGTTACTATGTATGACTTATTAAAATTAAATGCTGATGCCAGAGGAGTTTTAACAAAAGATAAAAAAGAAGCAGATATTATATTTGAAAAAGTGGATAATAAAAATAACTTAGCACTTGCTGATATTTTAAGCAACTACCTTTAA
- a CDS encoding lysophospholipid acyltransferase family protein, whose translation MIILKLIFDFIIYLIFLIFISIFKILPSKIKLKFSEFLGLFLYYLIPKGRKLSLRNLNLILNEQYNYNLTDKQIKDIAIKSYRNTMKSFLLPFWIYEYAEKYPPIIHNIELLEKLKETNDRIVLATLHYGFFHMSMYPIIDEQMFIIIRPVPNRFIETYMNKIRFKKNMLSFTEQNIKLLFKHKKSKGFFIMLNDVRKPNGEKVNFFNLPTTASGFTAFFSMREKLPIIVIHNEVDNNNICNIYIDEIIHPENYTNESDLTDKLLKVYEKIILNKPEQWYWFQDRWINKK comes from the coding sequence GTGATAATATTGAAACTAATATTTGATTTTATAATCTATCTTATATTTTTAATATTTATATCTATTTTTAAAATCTTACCTAGTAAAATCAAATTAAAATTTTCTGAATTTCTAGGTTTATTTTTATATTATTTAATTCCAAAAGGTAGAAAGTTATCATTGAGAAATCTAAATTTAATTTTAAATGAACAATATAACTATAATTTAACAGATAAACAGATCAAAGATATAGCTATTAAATCCTATAGAAATACTATGAAGTCTTTCTTATTACCTTTTTGGATTTATGAATATGCTGAGAAATATCCACCTATCATTCACAATATAGAACTACTAGAGAAATTAAAAGAAACTAATGATAGAATAGTTTTAGCAACATTACATTATGGTTTCTTTCATATGAGTATGTATCCCATCATAGATGAACAGATGTTTATAATTATAAGACCTGTTCCCAATAGATTTATTGAAACCTATATGAATAAAATTAGATTCAAGAAAAATATGCTTTCTTTCACAGAACAAAATATTAAATTACTTTTTAAGCATAAGAAATCTAAAGGTTTCTTTATTATGTTAAATGATGTTAGAAAACCCAATGGAGAGAAAGTAAACTTTTTTAATTTACCGACGACAGCTTCAGGTTTTACAGCATTCTTTTCTATGAGAGAGAAATTACCTATTATTGTCATTCATAATGAAGTGGACAACAATAATATCTGTAATATCTATATTGATGAAATTATTCATCCTGAAAATTATACTAATGAAAGCGATTTAACAGATAAACTTCTAAAAGTTTACGAGAAGATTATCTTAAATAAACCAGAACAATGGTATTGGTTTCAAGATAGATGGATAAATAAAAAATAG
- a CDS encoding MBL fold metallo-hydrolase, translating into MINKVKLGINNLYLFKNNNDDYLLLDTALPCKKKIILDEINKLIGDYNKIKVIVITHSHSDHIGNLKLLLDKIKREDKIVIAHNNAKDIMLTGEKVIPNGFYKFSKYISKKLKAKSSENFQKGFENLIEEYFKYVNFLDFKDYEEFSLDKYGFENLKLIYTPGHSKDSISLVYNDDYLFCGDMVQNLCFKYPLIPLFGDDIEELISSWKKTIEKGYSRFYPATSKSYILREDLIKKLEKYE; encoded by the coding sequence ATGATAAATAAAGTAAAATTAGGAATAAACAATCTATATTTATTTAAAAATAATAATGATGATTACTTGTTGCTTGATACTGCTTTGCCTTGCAAAAAAAAGATAATTTTAGATGAAATCAATAAACTTATTGGTGACTACAATAAAATTAAAGTAATAGTGATTACTCACTCTCATTCTGACCATATTGGAAATTTAAAATTATTATTAGATAAAATAAAAAGAGAAGATAAAATTGTAATAGCACATAACAATGCTAAAGATATTATGCTTACAGGAGAAAAAGTAATTCCCAATGGTTTCTATAAATTTTCAAAATATATTTCTAAAAAATTAAAAGCCAAGTCTTCAGAAAATTTTCAAAAAGGCTTTGAAAACCTGATAGAAGAATACTTCAAATATGTAAACTTTTTAGATTTTAAAGATTATGAAGAATTTTCTTTAGATAAATATGGTTTTGAGAATTTAAAATTAATCTACACTCCAGGACATTCAAAGGATTCGATTTCTCTTGTCTACAATGATGATTACTTGTTCTGTGGAGATATGGTTCAAAATCTATGCTTTAAATATCCTCTGATACCACTTTTTGGAGATGATATAGAAGAATTAATCAGTTCTTGGAAAAAAACCATAGAAAAAGGCTACTCTAGGTTTTATCCTGCGACTTCTAAAAGCTATATCTTGAGAGAAGATTTAATTAAAAAATTGGAGAAATATGAATAA
- a CDS encoding N-acetyltransferase: MNKIEFKIIRGNERSEEISEILNEEDMESSIQIKYIKYPNLFESLKLDGVREPLIVPGIDTTNDKMVGLGACAIFEDNIAYLNSFRIRTEYRNKVNFGNGYKKIIEELEKEGIDTIITTILDDNKMAKEILTKQRRNMPIYEFYKNITFYSIKNIKKNNLIIDDLYVTEYKNFRIEIKNKTNKKYFVEDYKGIYKFLYKMRKVFSFFGYPELPEKNTEMKFLYVDIEAKDNDYSNTLEAIKYLQNIGCSCDFFMIGTYENSSLDMELKKIKSFKYKSKLYKVYYGEDKNKGKDIRFKFWNL, translated from the coding sequence ATGAATAAGATAGAATTTAAAATTATAAGAGGAAACGAGAGAAGTGAAGAAATAAGTGAAATCTTAAATGAAGAAGATATGGAAAGTTCCATACAAATTAAATATATAAAGTATCCTAATCTCTTTGAATCATTGAAATTAGATGGAGTAAGAGAACCACTTATTGTCCCTGGAATAGACACTACAAATGATAAAATGGTAGGTTTAGGAGCTTGTGCCATATTTGAAGATAATATCGCTTACTTAAATTCTTTTAGAATAAGGACAGAATACAGAAACAAGGTAAATTTCGGAAATGGCTATAAAAAGATTATAGAAGAATTAGAAAAAGAAGGGATAGACACAATTATCACAACTATTCTGGACGATAATAAAATGGCGAAAGAAATACTTACAAAGCAAAGAAGAAATATGCCAATCTATGAGTTCTATAAAAATATAACTTTCTACAGCATAAAAAATATTAAGAAAAATAACCTAATTATAGATGATTTATATGTAACAGAATATAAAAATTTTAGAATAGAAATTAAAAATAAGACAAATAAAAAATATTTTGTTGAAGATTACAAAGGCATATATAAATTTTTATATAAGATGAGAAAAGTCTTCTCTTTCTTTGGTTATCCTGAATTGCCAGAGAAAAATACTGAAATGAAATTTCTATATGTTGATATAGAAGCAAAGGATAATGATTATAGCAACACTTTGGAAGCTATAAAATATTTACAGAATATAGGTTGTTCTTGTGATTTCTTCATGATAGGTACTTATGAAAATTCATCATTAGATATGGAACTAAAGAAAATTAAATCTTTTAAATATAAAAGTAAACTCTATAAAGTATATTATGGAGAAGATAAAAATAAGGGAAAAGATATAAGGTTCAAATTTTGGAACTTGTAA